Proteins co-encoded in one Salarias fasciatus chromosome 4, fSalaFa1.1, whole genome shotgun sequence genomic window:
- the grid2ipa gene encoding delphilin, with translation MRRFLSRKGRFSLRQSKSGTRSASKDFYLGLPATNQNWPEAFGFRLGGTGPSYILSVVEGSSAYLAGLQPGDQVVDIEGQDVTNLSTPALIALAQTLKTVPPSIGVVSRIEQIDITPGPDGRFGFTIVGDSPLMVEDCMPNGPAGRSGLKASDYVMEVNGIPVKHHETAAAMIKAAQGRPLRLGVLSMARRPKRLSSSMRVLSQSGDSVRESRAHKAMEFNKKVEEVLGEEPDVKEQLFEVLKQYAAERDVDSLAEALPDILITEEHQQLIDSVRIFIPKKHRERFDEVVSQNLMSRLKGRSFSDPSRSHLRRSRSEDHPERLLVSTRASSVPRTHAEEGVVPPARGMRKTTSLIAGHSSGTTTNCRTVRVCKGNMSFGFTLRGHAPVWIDSVIPGSPADKAGLKPGDRILFLNGLDMRTSSHEKVVSMLQGSGAMPTLVVEEGPPTFPLAEQDIAGGSVPGERARSPALSSLQWVAEILPPSIRVMGRTFGQQLEHLLTIQERYTICKALENFFQHRNVDTLIVDVFPVLDTPAKQVIWQFVYQLLTYEEQEHCQSKISRFLGYKAPVPPPPPPPPPPPEPESAPEPHRRSSSMRVTGTTYRSSVRGRSSDDLVIGTHLGMGLRADSLLDSGMRLAPGERQSGDGTSLPETPNNLTNLSAVYAELENMYSSKRSKSLKSRPPPAPESLLDLEPPSRTASPTIHANTGSRKGPSSHASWPDPLPSPPPTQFYSSGLTSQTSAESNPYISLDSPPPSPPEPPDYPSSPPPHRSSKRRYTFSKPPRSEDTDRFLDALSEQLGQRVAIVDDFLTPENDYEEDVVQLGFPDEEDDDNEDELGVDEEENGGFVAPELSSPSDVQSSSGEENASSLTYSSSSDHIPPPPMSPPPPPPVQFNDPPPPPPAPVQTQPQPQQQQQQQQQQQQQLLSFTPEHSPRAYVPIRRKSGPPPPPPPRSNLPPKRHSLHKVMPTREDLQVHATIQELKTYQEQRAYQERQAYEEQQAFKERQAYEEQKAYEEQQLFQEQQAYQEQQAYQEKLFKERQAYEEQKAYEEQKAFEEQQMFQEQQAYQERQAYEQRQAYQEQKAYEQRQAYKEQKAFEELQAYQEQKAYEERKAYEEQKAFEERKAYEEQQAYQEQQMQQIYQSHHSMPTQPTQQKSHSPLPLQQLHQSLPPLPSPDSAHHHSNHPLLMMRQAQQQQAHQSHHHRRMSRSAPPPHQPSPQPTVHPSPQGQYAEGIYQSRQSMRTQPHHASAEMLHQIHPAHHSSTEMLHQLHQSQAHHSSAEILQQMQQGHGHYSSSEMLHQMHKAKAHHSSTELLHQAHQMQPHHSSADVLHQVHQMHRGQPHHSSNELLHQVHKPQPHHSSTELLHQANQMHQPKPHHSSTELLHQAQQDPASLPVQLSRDSHAHQSRKSLKSHHQGEGRHQEQQIHQTHHPQPTKPSPQRPHSIQQTHHHSSTPQIHHIHHMTPQPPPQDYQHQIHVIHPPQQPHRPQPLLSTFQPLQPHQPTLSTFQPLPQHHQSQHQVQSSTQTARPQSQPSHHLLQSPHQPQAQSHLKQPPHSQNQPQSLPHSLSDPTEHLEPPPPPPPLPPPCSPPPLPRPSLSRMDSNHMSVKRLRWEQVENSEGTIWGQLGANSDYDKLHDMVKYLDLELHFGTQKSSMPVPEPSPQLETFKKKDVIEILSHKKAYNASILIAHLKLSPGELRQILMNMVTDRLEPSHIKQLLLYAPDAEEVKKYEEYRDDPSKLGEPDQFVLQMLSVPEFKTRLESLLFKCSLQEKTEELRGAYDCIYKASIELKTSRKLAKILEFVLAMGNYLNNTQPKTNKTTGFKINFLTELSTTKTVDGKSTFLHILVKSLCQHFPEVLDFSKDLTMVSLAAKVNQKTMTSDLDDLHSTIQEIRSACQKMPATAEDRFAVVMSNFLENSHPALQSLESLQQRAMEEFSKTASYFGEDGKSTNTEAFFGIFAEFMSKFERALIDQQTADNPKSPRSPRMASPLAW, from the exons ACCTCGGCCTTCCAGCTACCAACCAGAACTGGCCCGAGGCGTTCGGCTTCCGCCTGGGCGGCACCGGGCCCAGCTACATCTTGTCCGTCGTGGAGGGCAGTAGCGCCTACCTGGCCGGGCTGCAGCCCGGGGACCAGGTGGTGGACATCGAGGGCCAAGACGTGACCAACCTCAGCACGCCGGCTCTGATCGCGTTGGCCCAGACCCTCAAAACAGTACCGCCAAGCATTGGAGTAGTGTCTCGCATCGAACAG ATTGACATCACCCCAGGCCCAGACGGCCGGTTTGGCTTCACCATCGTCGGCGACAGCCCTCTGATGGTGGAGGACTGCATGCCAAACGGTCCTGCTGGCCGCAGCGGCCTCAAGGCCAGCGACTATGTCATGGAGGTCAACGGCATCCCGGTGAAGCATCacgagacggcggcggcgatgaTCAAAGCGGCTCAGGGCCGCCCGCTGCGCCTGGGGGTGCTCAGCATGGCTCGGCGGCCCAAGCGGCTGAGCAGCAGTATGAGGGTGCTGTCGCAGAGCGGGGACAGCGTCCGGGAGAGCCGCGCCCACAAGGCCATGGAGTTCAATAAAAAA GTGGAGGAAGTTCTCGGGGAGGAGCCAGATGTGAAGGAACAgctgtttgaggtgctgaagcAGTACGCTGCTGAGAGGGACGTGGACAGCCTGGCCGAAGCCCTGCCGGACATTCTGATCACAGAGGAGCATCAGCAGCTGATAGACAGCGTCAG GATTTTCATTCCCAAGAAGCACCGGGAGCGATTTGACGAGGTGGTCTCCCAGAATCTGATGAGCCGGCTGAAAGGCCGGAGCTTCAGTGACCCCAGCCGCAGCCACCTTCGCCGCAGCCGAAGCGAGGACCACCCCGAGCGCCTGCTTGTCTCCACCCGTGCCAGCTCAGTGCCGAGGACCCACGCCGAGGAAGGCGTGGTGCCCCCCGCCCGAGGCATGCGCAAGACCACCTCACTCATAGCCGGCCACTCCAGCGGCACCACCACCAACTGCAG GACTGTGAGAGTATGCAAGGGTAACATGAGCTTTGGCTTCACTCTCAGAGGCCATGCTCCAGTGTGGATTGATTCAGTGATCCCTG GAAGCCCTGCAGATAAGGCAGGTCTAAAACCAGGAGACCGCATCCTGTTTCTGAATGGACTAGATATGAG GACCTCCTCCCATGAGAAGGTGGTGTCCATGCTACAAGGAAGTGGTGCCATGCCGAccctggtggtggaggaaggtCCGCCCACTTTCCCCCTTGCAGAGCAGGACATTGCGGGCGGCAGTGTCCCTGGCGAGCGAGCTCGGTCCCCTGCGCTGAGTTCCCTGCAGTGGGTGGCTGAGATTCTACCTCCAAGCATCAGGGTGATGGGTCGCACCTTtgggcagcagctggagcactTGCTGACCATCCAGGAGAGATACACCATCTGCAAGGCGTTGGAGAACTTCTTCCAGCACAG GAATGTTGACACTCTGATCGTGGATGTGTTCCCGGTGCTGGACACACCAGCCAAACAGGTGATCTGGCAGTTTGTTTACCAGCTGCTGACGTACGAAGAGCAGGAACACTGCCAGAGCAAGATTTCACGCTTTCTGGGATACAAAGCACCAG TgccacccccaccacctcctcctccccctcctccagagCCTGAAAGCGCCCCTGAGCCACACCGCCGTAGCAGCTCCATGAGGGTGACGGGGACCACGTACAGGAGCAGTGTGAGAGGACGCAGCTCCGATGATCTGGTCATTGGAACACACTTGGGAATGG GCCTTCGTGCAGACTCACTTCTGGATTCAGGAATGAGGTTGGCTCCAGGAGAGAGGCAATCGGGAGACGGGACCTCTCTTCCTGAGACACCCAACAACCTTACCAAT CTGTCAGCGGTGTACGCTGAACTGGAGAACATGTATTCATCTAAGAGATCCAAGTCTCTGAAGAGTCGCCCCCCTCCTGCCCCAGAAAGTTTGCTGGATCTGGAACCTCCTTCACGCACAGCGTCTCCAACAATACATGCAAACACAG GAAGCCGTAAGGGCCCCTCATCCCACGCATCCTGGCCGGACCCTctccccagcccccctccaACCCAGTTCTACTCATCAGGGTTGACAAGCCAGACCAGTGCGGAGTCCAACCCTTACATAAGCCTGGacagcccccctccctctcctccagaacctccagattACCCCTCCAGTCCGCCTCCCCATCGCAGCAGCAAGCGCCGGTACACCTTCTCCAAACCGCCTCGCTCAGAGGACACGGATCGCTTTCTGGATGCCCTGAGTGAGCAGCTGGGGCAGAGGGTGGCCATCGTGGATGACTTCTTGACACCTGAAAATGACTATGAAGAG GATGTTGTGCAGTTGGGCTTCCCAGACGAGGAGGATGACGACAACGAAGACGAGCTGGGAGTGGACGAGGAAGAAAATGGAGGTTTTGTTGCTCCGGAGCTCAGCAGCCCGAGTGATGTCCAGAGCAGCAGTGGAGAAGAGAACGCCTCCTCTCTGACATACTCCTCTTCGTCTGATCAcattcctcctccacccatgagcccccctccgcccccaccTGTACAGTTCAAtgacccccctcctccaccgccaGCACCTGTTCAgactcagcctcagcctcaacagcaacagcagcagcaacaacaacagcaacaacagctgctcagctTCACGCCTGAACACTCCCCGAGAGCCTACGTCCCCATTCGCCGGAAATCTGGTCCTCCTCCGCCACCTCCTCCCCGCAGCAATCTGCCACCTAAGCGCCACTCTTTACATAAAGTTATGCCTACAAGAGAGGACCTACAGGTCCACGCAACAATTCAAGAGCTAAAAACCTACCAAGAGCAGAGGGCCTACCAGGAAAGACAGGCCTATGAGGAGCAGCAAGCGTTCAAGGAGAGGCAGGCGTACGAGGAGCAAAAAGCCTATGAGGAGCAGCAACTGTTCCAAGAGCAACAGGCCTACCAGGAACAGCAGGCCTATCAagaaaagcttttcaaagaGAGACAAGCTTATGAGGAGCAGAAAGCGTACGAGGAGCAAAAAGCTTTTGAAGAACAACAGATGTTCCAGGAGCAACAGGCCTACCAAGAAAGACAGGCCTACGAACAGCGTCAGGCCTACCAGGAGCAAAAAGCTTATGAACAGCGTCAGGCATACAAAGAACAAAAGGCATTTGAAGAGCTTCAAGCCTACCAGGAGCAAAAAGCCTATGAGGAGCGTAAAGCGTATGAGGAGCAAAAAGCCTTTGAGGAACGGAAAGCCTACGAGGAGCAGCAAGCCTACCAAGAGCAACAGATGCAGCAGATCTACCAGAGCCACCACTCGATGCCTACTCAGCCAACTCAACAGAAATCCCATTCACCTCTGCCTCTCCAACAGCTACACCAATCTTTACCCCCGCTACCCTCTCCAGACTCTGCACACCACCACAGTAACCACCCACTTCTGATGATGCGCCAAGCGCAGCAGCAACAGGCCCACCAGAGTCATCACCACCGGCGAATGTCCCGTTCGGCCCCCCCGCCTCACCAGCCGTCACCCCAACCGACGGTCCACCCCAGCCCGCAGGGCCAGTACGCCGAGGGCATCTATCAGAGTCGTCAGAGTATGAGAACCCAGCCGCACCACGCCTCAGCTGAAATGCTCCATCAGATTCACCCCGCCCACCATTCCTCCACCGAGATGCTTCACCAGCTGCATCAATCCCAGGCCCACCACTCATCTGCCGAAATACTCCAGCAGATGCAGCAAGGCCATGGCCACTACTCGTCCTCGGAAATGCTCCACCAAATGCACAAAGCCAAAGCTCACCATTCTTCCACAGAGCTTCTCCACCAAGCCCACCAAATGCAGCCCCACCACTCCTCCGCCGACGTTCTCCACCAGGTTCACCAGATGCACCGAGGGCAACCCCACCATTCCTCCAATGAGCTGCTCCATCAAGTCCACAAACCTCAGccccaccactcctccacagaGCTCCTCCATCAAGCCAATCAGATGCACCAGCCGAAGccccaccactcctccaccgaGCTTCTGCATCAGGCGCAGCAAGATCCTGCTTCTCTCCCGGTCCAGCTGAGCCGGGACAGTCACGCCCATCAGAGCCGTAAGAGTCTTAAAAGCCATCATCAAGGTGAAGGGAGACACCAAGAGCAGCAGATCCACCAGACCCATCACCCGCAGCCCACCAAGCCATCTCCGCAGAGACCCCACTCTATTCAGCAGACCCACCATCACTCCAGCACGCCTCAGATTCATCACATCCACCACATGACCCCGCAGCCCCCTCCTCAAGACTACCAGCATCAGATTCACGTCATCCACCCTCCCCAGCAGCCCCACAGACCTCAGCCGCTGCTTTCAACCTTTCAGCCCCTCCAGCCCCACCAGCCCACCCTTTCCACCTTCCAGCCTCTGCCCCAGCACCACCAGTCGCAGCACCAagtccagtcctccacccagacgGCCCGCCCGCAGTCGCAGCCCTCGCATCACCTGCTTCAGTCCCCACACCAGCCACAGGCACAGTCCCACCTCAAGCAGCCGCCCCACAGTCAAAATCAACCGCAGTCTCTTCCCCACTCCCTCTCCGACCCCACGGAGCACTTAgagccccctcctcctcctccgcccctgCCCCCACCCTGCTCCCCTCCGCCGTTACCAAGACCCAGTCTGTCCAGGATGGACTCCAACCACATGAGTGTGAAGCGGCTGCGCTGGGAGCAGGTGGAAAACTCAGAAGGGACGATATGGGGGCAG TTGGGAGCAAATTCTGACTATGACAAACTGCATGACATGGTGAAGTATTTGGATCTGGAGCTGCACTTTGGGACACAGAAGAGTTCAA TGCCTGTTCCAGAACCGTCTCCTCAGCTAGAAACCTTCAAGAAGAAAGATGTGATAGAAATTCTGTCCCATAAGAAAGCTTACAATGCCT CCATCCTGATTGCCCACCTGAAGCTGTCTCCTGGGGAGCTTCGGCAGATCCTGATGAATATGGTCACCGACAGGCTGGAGCCCTCTCACattaaacagctgctgctgtatgCCCCCGATGCAGAGGAGGTCAAAAAGTACGAGGAGTACAGGGATGACCCCAGCAAACTCGGCGAGCCCGATCAGTTTGTGCTGCAG ATGTTATCAGTGCCGGAGTTCAAGACCCGTCTGGAGAGCCTCCTCTTCAAGTGTTCTCTTCAGGAGAAgacggaggagctgaggggagcGTACGACTGTATCTACAAAGCTTCCATAGAACTGAAAACCAGCAGGAAGCTGGCGAAGATACTGGAG TTTGTGCTGGCGATGGGGAACTATTTGAATAACACTCAGCCGAAAACCAACAAGACTACTGGCTTCAAGATCAACTTCCTCACAGAG CTGAGCACAACCAAGACAGTGGATGGGAAGTCAACGTTTCTGCATATTTTGGTCAAATCATTATGTCAGCATTTTCCTGAGGTGTTGGATTTTTCCAAAGATCTTACCATGGTGTCTCTAGCAGCAAAAG TAAATCAGAAGACGATGACGTCGGACTTAGATGATCTGCATTCAACCATCCAGGAAATCCGCTCAGCCTGTCAGAAGATGCCCGCAACAGCCGAGGACCGCTTCGCTGTCGTGATGAGC AACTTTCTGGAGAACAGTCATCCAGCACTGCAGTCCCTGGAGTCACTCCAGCAGAGAGCCATGGAGGAATTCAGCAAAACCGCCTCGTACTTCGGAGAGGATGGTAAATCCACCAACACGGAGGCCTTCTTTGGGATATTTGCTGAATTCATGAGCAAGTTTGAG AGAGCTCTCATCGACCAGCAAACGGCGGATAACCCGAAGAGTCCCAGGAGTCCACGCATGGCCTCCCCTCTGGCCTGGTAA